TCGGGGCTGCCGCGTACGCCTTCGTGACCGGCTCGAGGGCGTCGGCGGGCGGTTTGTACCCCTCGACGTAGTCCACCTCGACGTAGATATCCATACGGAATGGATCACTCTCGTCGAGAGCGTCGTGGCCGACTTCGGCACCGTCGTCGAGGCCGTCGCCGTCCATGTCGGCCTGCATGGGATCTGTCCCGTGAACCTCGATTTCTGCACCGTCGTCGAGGCCGTCGCCGTCCGTGTCTGCCGCCGTGGGATCGGTTCCGTGAATCTCGACCTCCTCGCCGTCGTCGAGACCGTCACCGTCCGTATCAGCCGCCGTCGTGCCAGTTCGATACTGGTACACTTCCGCGTCGTCGTCGAGACCGTCGCCGTCCGTGTCGGCCGCCGTGGGATCCGTTCCGTGAACCTCGATCTCGTCGAGATCGGCGAGATCGTCGCTGTCGCTGTGGGCAGAAACAGGGTCCGTCCCGTGAACCTCGATCTCAGCACTGTCGTTGAGTCCATCGTGGTCACTGTCGGCCGACATTGGTGCCGTTCCGTGCGTATACACTTCGTCGCCGTCGTCGAGACCGTCCCCGTCAGTGTCGGCAACTGTCGCATTTGTGCCGAGATCGTGGACTTCGACACCGTCGTCGAGACCGTCGCCGTCGGTGTCGACGACCGTCGGGTCCGAACCAACCGCGGTTTCCTCGCCGTCTGGGAGGCCATCACGGTCCGTATCAGCGACGAGTGGATCTGTGTCTTGCTGGAGTTCCGCTGCCGCGGGGATTCCGTCACCGTCGAGCGCGACGACGTTCGTCGAGAGCACCAGTCCGGCACTACCCACAGAAAGAGCGACGACGAGGAACACGGCGGCTGAGCGTTGCACACTAACGGTCATCGGAGTGGTTAAAATAAGCACTTCGGATTGCGTATCTCATCGATGGCAAGACGCCAGTGTCGGTGCGTCGTCCCGGCGGATCACGTGACAGAACGACCGTAGCAGTCAATCGAAAAGAGGCGACTGCACGCGGATTGTCGTCGTCGTTTGTCCGGTCGACGGGACGGCGTCGAGCCGAACTATCTGTGGGCCGGGTCGGGAGACGACGGCGAGTCTCCCGGTGGCGTGCGCTCGATCCAGTAATCGAAAGAAGTCCTCACTCCGTCCGGTCGACGTCGAGCTCCTCTTCGAGATCGCCGAGCCACTCGGTCTCTTCGAGTTCTTCGAGTTGCTCGCGGAAGTGAGTCTCGCAGACCCCCACAGAGATACCGTCTTTCTCGACTGCGATGTCCGCCTCACTCTCGCAGTAGTGACATTGCATACGACACGATTGGGTCCCTGTGACATTGAATGCTCCGCTCGCCGGTCACTCCGGCGACACGTCCAGGGCGTCCCGGACGCGCTCCCACTGGGCGCTGTCCAGACCGGCCAGGCCCAGCCGGTCGTCGTGTGCGTCGCTCCCGCCGGTCACCAGCAGGTCGTGGCGCTCGATGGCCCGGTCGACGGCCGACAGATCGGGATCGTCGGCGTAGGGGTAGGGGCGTTCGACGGCGTCGAGCGTGTCACAGAGCGCGAGCGCGCTCTCGGGGTCGTCGTAGCGCAGCGGATGTGCCAGCCCCACCAGCCCGCAGGCCTCGGTCAGCAACGCCCGGCCTCGCTCGAAAGCGGGGACCGCTCGGGGGACGTAACACGGACAGTCGTCGCCGATGAGGTGGGCAAAGGCACCGTCGACGTCGTAGTCGCTGACTTCCGCGATCGCACGTGCAATGTGTGGCCGACCCAGTCCGGGCCGCGGTTCGATCGGCAACGAGACGGACAGGCGCTCCTCGACGCAGTCGACGATGGCGGCCCCCCGTTCGGCCCGGTTTCGCTGGATGCGCTCGCACTCGGCGACCAGCGCGTCCGTCGGCGAGACACCGTAGCCGAGCAGGTCGAGGCGCTGGTGGCCGGCATCGACCCGGAGCTCGATCCCGTGGACGACCGTGACGCCCTCGCGTGTCGTCACCGGGGCGTCGAGGTCGGGCGAGAGTCGGTCGTGGTCGGTCACCGCGACGGCGTCGAGGCCGCCACGCCGTG
Above is a genomic segment from Halomicrobium sp. LC1Hm containing:
- a CDS encoding DUF6757 family protein, with translation MQCHYCESEADIAVEKDGISVGVCETHFREQLEELEETEWLGDLEEELDVDRTE
- a CDS encoding PHP domain-containing protein produces the protein MTVADLHVHTQRSDGTLSLDEVPAAARRGGLDAVAVTDHDRLSPDLDAPVTTREGVTVVHGIELRVDAGHQRLDLLGYGVSPTDALVAECERIQRNRAERGAAIVDCVEERLSVSLPIEPRPGLGRPHIARAIAEVSDYDVDGAFAHLIGDDCPCYVPRAVPAFERGRALLTEACGLVGLAHPLRYDDPESALALCDTLDAVERPYPYADDPDLSAVDRAIERHDLLVTGGSDAHDDRLGLAGLDSAQWERVRDALDVSPE